The proteins below come from a single Triticum aestivum cultivar Chinese Spring chromosome 5D, IWGSC CS RefSeq v2.1, whole genome shotgun sequence genomic window:
- the LOC123120199 gene encoding pentatricopeptide repeat-containing protein At1g22960, mitochondrial — MLFPTRPCKSQAPAAVAAICSLRPSSSSPALIPPPYHDDNPFASLLTSDPPPPDPLRQVLATGDVHGALRGLPGLARQLFRWAEGTPHGFPRSASAFAAVLVPLAEARHNGSAYPVSLRAIQAGLLLPLISLLLTYPLSPSSHHLLNFLLRMSTKFVPECQAQDPALTSCSTQCLSAFQEMARQGVAPYVKVCNCVLSVLCDAARWDDMRAVYSDMLQLGVEPSIVTYNTLLDSFCKAGRIDQAVMLLKDMEAQVAGCLPNDVTYNVVISGLARNGELDKAAQLVDRMRLSKQASAFTYNPLISGLLARGFVEKADALQQEMQNDGIVPTVVTYNTLIHGLFKRGNGEAAELKFLEMRAMGLQPDLITYNSLINGHCKACNLKQALWLLGDLRRAGLAPTVMTYNILIDGYCRLGNLGEAMRFKEEMRAECCLPDVCTYTILMNGSCKVKNIALVRVFFDEMLSKGLKPDCFAYNTRISAELTLGAISDAFQLREEMMPSGISSDTVTYNILIDGLCKAGSLKDAYVLWMKMVSDGLQLDCVTYTCLIHAHCKWGLLRKANNIFRGMVASGLSPSAVTYTIFIHTYCRVGDLDSAYGWFRKMLEEGVEPNEVTYNVLMNALCRIGRTELAYQYFHEMLERGLVPNKYTYTLLIDGNCKKGNWVEAVRLYCEMHQKGIHPDHCTHNALFKGFGEDHMHDTIQYLENVVLGA, encoded by the coding sequence ATGCTATTCCCCACCCGTCCCTGTAAATCCCAAGCTCCTGCCGCCGTAGCTGCTATCTGCAGCCTCCGCCCCTCCTCCTCATCGCCGGCGCTTATTCCTCCCCCGTATCACGACGACAACCCATTCGCCTCACTACTCACTTCCGATCCCCCTCCGCCGGATCCGCTCCGCCAGGTTCTCGCCACGGGAGACGTCCACGGCGCGCTCCGCGGCCTCCCTGGCCTCGCTCGCCAGCTGTTCCGGTGGGCGGAGGGCACCCCGCACGGTTTCCCCCGCTCCGCCTCCGCATTCGCCGCCGTCCTTGTCCCGCTCGCTGAGGCCAGGCACAACGGCTCCGCTTATCCCGTCTCCCTCCGCGCTATCCAGGCTGGCCTTCTCCTTCCCCTCATCTCTCTCCTCCTCACGTATCCCCTGTCCCCCTCCTCCCACCACCTCCTCAACTTCCTCTTACGCATGTCCACCAAGTTTGTGCCCGAATGCCAAGCTCAGGACCCTGCGCTCACCAGCTGTTCGACGCAATGCCTTTCCGCCTTCCAAGAGATGGCGCGTCAAGGTGTCGCCCCTTACGTCAAGGTGTGCAACTGCGTGCTCTCTGTGCTGTGCGACGCAGCCAGGTGGGACGACATGCGTGCTGTGTATTCAGATATGCTTCAGCTTGGGGTTGAGCCATCCATTGTCACATACAATACACTGCTGGATTCTTTTTGTAAGGCAGGGAGGATCGATCAGGCTGTCATGCTGCTCAAGGATATGGAGGCCCAAGTTGCTGGGTGCTTGCCGAATGATGTCACCTATAATGTGGTGATCAGTGGGCTGGCCAGGAACGGTGAGCTGGACAAGGCGGCTCAACTGGTTGACAGAATGCGGTTGTCCAAACAAGCGTCAGCCTTCACATATAATCCACTTATCAGTGGGTTGTTAGCAAGGGGTTTTGTTGAAAAGGCTGATGCTTTGCAGCAGGAGATGCAGAATGATGGCATTGTGCCAACGGTGGTGACATACAATACATTGATTCATGGGTTATTTAAAAGAGGGAACGGGGAGGCGGCAGAGTTGAAATTTCTGGAAATGAGGGCAATGGGGTTGCAGCCAGATTTGATTACTTACAATTCCTTGATAAATGGACATTGTAAGGCATGTAATTTGAAGCAGGCACTTTGGTTGCTTGGTGATTTGAGACGTGCAGGGCTAGCACCAACAGTTATGACATATAACATCCTTATAGATGGCTATTGTAGATTAGGTAATTTAGGGGAGGCTATGAGATTCAAGGAGGAGATGAGAGCAGAGTGCTGCCTGCCCGATGTTTGTACATATACTATTCTTATGAATGGGTCATGTAAGGTCAAGAACATTGCTCTGGTAAGGGTGTTCTTTGATGAAATGCTGAGTAAGGGTTTAAAGCCAGACTGCTTTGCTTACAACACAAGGATTTCAGCAGAGCTGACTCTAGGTGCTATTTCCGATGCTTTTCAGTTGAGGGAGGAGATGATGCCGAGTGGAATTTCTTCCGATACAGTTACATATAATATTCTTATTGATGGACTGTGCAAGGCTGGTAGCCTGAAAGATGCCTATGTGTTGTGGATGAAGATGGTCAGTGATGGTTTACAACTTGACTGTGTCACATACACTTGCTTGATTCATGCACATTGTAAGTGGGGGCTTCTAAGGAAAGCAAATAATATTTTTCGTGGCATGGTTGCAAGTGGTTTGTCACCCTCGGCTGTGACCTATACCATTTTTATTCACACATACTGTAGGGTGGGAGATCTTGATTCAGCATATGGCTGGTTCCGGAAGATGCTGGAGGAAGGAGTGGAACCTAATGAAGTAACATATAATGTGCTCATGAATGCACTATGCCGGATAGGGAGAACTGAATTGGCTTATCAATATTTTCATGAGATGCTGGAGAGAGGATTGGTGCCAAACAAATACACATACACTTTGTTGATAGACGGGAACTGTAAAAAAGGTAACTGGGTGGAGGCTGTAAGGCTGTACTGTGAAATGCATCAGAAAGGTATTCATCCAGACCATTGTACACATAATGCCCTGTTTAAGGGATTTGGCGAAGATCACATGCACGACACAATTCAGTACTTGGAGAATGTTGTTTTGGGTGCATAG
- the LOC123120200 gene encoding uncharacterized protein, whose protein sequence is MARRLLVVLPVVLLGLAFQAILRPPPTKRCGSAGGPPVTSPRIKLRDGRYLAYREDGVQRDKAKYKIITVHAFDSTKDFPSPVSKELVEELEIYLLAFDRAGYGESDPNPGRSVKSEALDIEELADQLELGQKFHVLGVSMGGYTVWGCLQYIPHRLTGAALVVPVINYWWPSFPPEVSRQAFKKLIVPEQRTLWIAHNAPYFLYLWMTQKWLPSSAAAMHHPEIFSDHDMEVIQKMMAMPRTIENKSRQQGIYESIHRDLLVAFGNWEFDLMNITNPFPTNEGSVHIWQGYEDRLVLVELQRYLSKKLPWIQYHEVQEGGHMFMLVDGWTDKIIKALLVGEEASPM, encoded by the exons ATGGCTCGAAGATTGCTCGTCGTTCTTCCAGTGGTGCTGCTTGGTTTGGCCTTCCAGGCCATTCTCCGGCCACCACCTACAAAACGTTGCGGCTCGGCGGGTGGACCTCCGGTGACATCTCCCAGGATCAAGCTCAGGGATGGGAGGTACCTCGCATACCGGGAAGACGGTGTGCAGAGAGACAAGGCCAAGTACAAGATCATCACAGTGCACGCATTTGATAGCACCAAGGACTTCCCCTCACCTGTTTCCAAG GAGCTCGTGGAAGAACTGGAAATTTACCTCCTTGCATTTGATAGAGCAGGGTACGGGGAAAGTGACCCAAACCCCGGTCGGAGTGTCAAAAGTGAAGCCTTGGATATAGAGGAGCTCGCCGACCAGCTGGAGCTTGGACAGAAGTTCCATGTCTTGGGTGTCTCCATGGGAGGATACACAGTTTGGGGTTGCCTCCAGTATATACCTCACAG GCTCACAGGAGCCGCGCTAGTTGTACCAGTTATCAATTACTGGTGGCCTTCTTTCCCGCCAGAGGTGTCCAGGCAGGCTTTCAAGAAGCTCATTGTACCAGAGCAGAGGACCCTCTGGATCGCACACAATGCACCTTACTTTTTATACTTGTGGATGACCCAGAAATGGCTCCCTTCTTCTGCGGCAGCCATGCATCATCCTGAAATATTTAGCGACCATGATATGGAGGTGATTCAGAAAATGATGGCAATGCCAAGAACCATTGAG AATAAATCAAGGCAGCAAGGAATTTATGAATCAATCCATCGAGATTTACTTGTTGCTTTTGGGAATTGGGAGTTCGATCTAATGAATATTACAAATCCATTTCCTACAAATGAGGGTTCTGTACACATCTGGCAAGGATATGAAGATAGGTTGGTGCTGGTTGAGCTGCAGCGGTACCTTTCAAAGAAGCTTCCATGGATCCAGTATCATGAAGTCCAAGAAGGTGGACATATGTTCATGCTGGTGGACGGATGGACTGATAAAATTATCAAGGCACTCTTGGTAGGAGAAGAGGCATCACCTATGTGA